A single window of Mycolicibacterium madagascariense DNA harbors:
- a CDS encoding PucR family transcriptional regulator, producing MPDNHPSPGATPLALLDSVPESLLRRVKQYSGRLATEAVHVMGERLPFFAELEASQRASVQLVVQTALVNFAEWMRNPRGDVGYTAEAFALVPQELTRRIALRQTVDMVRVTMEHFEEAVPNLARNEDQMTALTIGILRYSRNLAFAAASGYADAAEARGAWDTRMEANVVDAVVRGDIGPQLQSQAAALNWDATAPATVLVGFPQPGRAEFASEDVHEIVNRNGRAALSDVHGTWLVAIVSGHLSPTDRVLAELLDVFSAEPVVIGPFASSLVAAHYSAAEAIAGMNAVAGWSGAPRPVSARELLPERALLGDPSAMAALDADVMRPLADAGPALTETLDAYLDSGGAIEACARALFVHPNTVRYRLKRIADFTGRDPTLPRDAYVLRVASTVGRLGRQASHTVTSTATAAPLTNPA from the coding sequence ATGCCCGACAACCATCCGTCGCCGGGGGCCACCCCGCTCGCGCTGCTGGACTCGGTGCCGGAATCGCTCCTGCGCCGGGTCAAGCAGTACTCGGGCCGGCTCGCCACCGAGGCCGTGCACGTGATGGGCGAGCGGCTGCCGTTCTTCGCCGAACTCGAGGCCTCGCAGCGCGCGAGCGTCCAGCTCGTCGTGCAGACCGCCCTGGTGAACTTCGCCGAATGGATGCGCAACCCGCGCGGCGACGTCGGGTACACGGCCGAGGCGTTCGCGCTGGTGCCCCAGGAGCTGACGCGGCGCATCGCGCTGCGGCAGACCGTCGACATGGTCCGCGTGACCATGGAGCACTTCGAGGAGGCCGTGCCGAATCTCGCACGCAACGAGGATCAGATGACGGCGCTGACGATCGGCATCCTGAGGTACAGCCGCAACCTCGCGTTCGCGGCGGCGTCGGGGTACGCCGATGCCGCCGAGGCCCGCGGCGCCTGGGACACCCGCATGGAGGCCAACGTCGTCGATGCGGTGGTCCGCGGGGACATCGGGCCCCAGCTGCAGTCGCAGGCGGCGGCGCTGAACTGGGATGCCACCGCGCCCGCGACGGTCCTCGTCGGGTTTCCCCAGCCCGGCCGCGCGGAGTTCGCCAGCGAGGACGTCCACGAGATCGTCAACCGCAACGGCAGGGCTGCGCTGTCCGACGTGCACGGCACCTGGCTGGTCGCCATCGTGTCCGGCCATCTGTCCCCCACCGACCGCGTGCTCGCCGAGTTGCTCGACGTGTTCTCCGCCGAGCCGGTCGTCATCGGGCCGTTCGCCTCGTCGCTGGTGGCCGCCCACTACAGCGCGGCCGAGGCCATCGCGGGCATGAACGCCGTCGCGGGGTGGAGCGGGGCGCCGCGGCCGGTCTCGGCGCGCGAGCTCCTCCCGGAGCGGGCGCTCCTCGGCGACCCGTCGGCGATGGCCGCACTCGACGCCGACGTGATGCGTCCCCTCGCCGACGCCGGGCCCGCCCTGACCGAGACGCTCGACGCCTATCTGGACTCCGGCGGTGCGATCGAGGCCTGCGCGCGCGCCTTGTTCGTTCATCCAAACACCGTCCGCTACCGCCTCAAGCGCATCGCGGACTTCACCGGACGCGATCCCACGCTGCCGCGCGATGCGTACGTGTTGCGGGTGGCGTCGACGGTGGGCAGGCTGGGCCGACAGGCGTCGCATACGGTGACGTCGACGGCGACCGCGGCGCCTCTCACGAACCCGGCGTGA
- a CDS encoding MarR family winged helix-turn-helix transcriptional regulator, which yields MDPEPTSAPIRADLEWLLGVDLRDLTSESGWIAAAFCEQNGLSINEFRALLFVMVAEANGMALSAGDLRDRMGLSGAAITYLVDRMVGQDHLCRETDPTDRRRVILRHADHGRDIAQTLFAGFGEAGDMALDGVPDADLEAAHRVLRAFIEAMTTARIPERSEQL from the coding sequence ATGGATCCCGAACCGACGTCGGCACCGATACGCGCGGACCTGGAGTGGCTGCTCGGCGTCGACCTGAGGGACCTGACGTCGGAGTCGGGCTGGATCGCAGCGGCATTCTGCGAGCAGAACGGGTTGTCGATCAACGAGTTTCGGGCCCTGCTGTTCGTCATGGTCGCCGAGGCCAACGGTATGGCGCTCTCCGCGGGCGATCTGCGCGACAGGATGGGTCTGTCCGGCGCGGCCATCACCTACCTGGTGGACCGCATGGTGGGCCAGGACCACCTGTGCCGTGAGACCGACCCCACCGACCGGCGCCGGGTCATCCTCCGCCACGCCGACCACGGCAGGGACATCGCGCAGACCCTGTTCGCGGGCTTCGGCGAGGCGGGGGACATGGCGTTGGACGGTGTTCCCGACGCCGATCTCGAGGCCGCCCACCGCGTGCTGCGCGCATTCATCGAGGCGATGACCACCGCCAGGATCCCGGAGCGCTCCGAGCAGCTATGA
- a CDS encoding DUF3052 domain-containing protein — MVAADSPNYARKLGIEKNQVVQELGWDEDTDDDIRFDIEDASGSELLDEDAEEVVDVVLLWWRDDDGDLVDRLMDAITPLAEDGVVWVVTPKTGHPGHVRPADIAESAPTAGLVQTSSANLGDWIASRLVQPKSKSAPRR; from the coding sequence GTGGTTGCGGCGGACTCGCCGAACTACGCCCGAAAGCTGGGCATCGAGAAGAATCAGGTCGTCCAAGAGCTGGGTTGGGACGAGGACACCGATGACGACATCCGGTTCGACATCGAGGACGCAAGCGGCAGCGAGCTCCTCGACGAGGACGCCGAGGAGGTCGTCGACGTCGTCCTCCTCTGGTGGCGCGACGACGACGGCGATCTCGTCGACCGTCTGATGGACGCCATCACGCCGCTGGCCGAGGACGGTGTCGTCTGGGTCGTGACGCCCAAGACGGGCCACCCCGGACACGTGCGCCCCGCCGACATCGCCGAATCCGCCCCCACCGCAGGTCTCGTGCAGACCTCGTCGGCCAACCTGGGCGACTGGATCGCCAGCAGGCTGGTCCAGCCGAAGTCGAAGTCCGCGCCGCGGCGCTAG
- the mbp1 gene encoding microaggregate-binding protein 1, translating to MGDSGPEEAAKGIVEDVKGKVKEVAGIVTDRDDLKKEGEAQQDKAEAQRDVAKKEGEAEAARSAEKAAEARQKAAE from the coding sequence ATGGGAGACAGCGGACCCGAAGAAGCAGCCAAGGGCATCGTCGAAGACGTCAAGGGCAAGGTCAAGGAAGTCGCCGGCATCGTCACCGATCGTGACGACCTGAAGAAGGAAGGCGAGGCCCAGCAGGACAAGGCCGAGGCGCAGCGCGACGTCGCCAAGAAGGAAGGCGAGGCCGAAGCGGCTCGCAGTGCCGAGAAGGCCGCCGAAGCGCGCCAGAAGGCAGCCGAGTAG
- a CDS encoding redoxin domain-containing protein: MLDVGADAPDFTLKDQHGRPVTLSARLRVDDVLLVFFPLAFTGICARELADIRDHLGDDPRVLTVSVGPPPTHKVWANQQGLTMPILSDFWPHGAVAQAYGVFDEATGVANRGTFAVHRTGVITFAQMKGPGELREPSVWAAALASLTARQDFPSHPPAV, from the coding sequence GTGTTGGACGTTGGCGCCGACGCGCCCGACTTCACGCTGAAGGATCAGCACGGACGACCGGTCACGCTGAGTGCGCGACTGCGCGTCGACGACGTGCTCCTGGTGTTCTTCCCGCTCGCCTTCACTGGCATCTGCGCACGCGAACTCGCCGACATCCGCGATCACCTCGGCGACGATCCCCGCGTACTCACCGTCTCCGTCGGCCCCCCGCCGACGCACAAGGTCTGGGCCAACCAGCAAGGCCTCACCATGCCGATACTGTCCGACTTCTGGCCGCACGGAGCGGTGGCCCAGGCCTACGGGGTGTTCGACGAGGCAACGGGCGTCGCCAACCGCGGCACCTTCGCCGTGCACCGCACGGGGGTCATCACCTTCGCCCAGATGAAGGGGCCAGGAGAGCTGCGCGAACCGTCGGTCTGGGCGGCCGCACTGGCCAGCCTGACTGCCCGGCAGGATTTCCCGTCGCACCCGCCCGCCGTGTAG
- a CDS encoding ACP S-malonyltransferase, whose product MLAPGQGSQTPGMLAPWLELPGAEERVAAWSEAIGLDLARLGTTATADEITDTAVTQPLVVAATLLAHRELTGRGLLAGAQTIVAGHSVGEIAAYAIAGVLEADDAVTLAATRGSEMAKACAVEPTGMAAVLGGDETEVLGRLDALDLVPANRNAAGQIVAAGAIAALEKLAEDPPAKARVRLLATAGAFHTHYMSSALDGYAAAAEHVTAADPAATLLSNADGQPVTSAADAMTKLVAQLTRPVRWDLCTETMRAREVRAIIEFPPAGTLVGIAKRELRGVPTYAVKTPADLDGLAEL is encoded by the coding sequence CTGCTTGCTCCCGGACAGGGATCGCAGACTCCCGGCATGCTCGCCCCCTGGCTCGAGCTCCCCGGTGCCGAGGAGCGCGTCGCCGCCTGGTCGGAGGCCATCGGTCTGGACCTGGCCCGGCTGGGCACCACCGCCACGGCCGACGAGATCACCGACACGGCCGTCACCCAGCCCCTCGTCGTCGCCGCCACGCTGCTGGCCCACCGCGAACTGACCGGGCGCGGCCTGCTGGCCGGTGCGCAGACCATCGTCGCCGGCCACTCCGTCGGTGAGATCGCGGCCTACGCGATCGCCGGCGTGCTCGAGGCGGACGACGCCGTGACCCTGGCCGCCACCCGCGGTTCGGAGATGGCCAAGGCCTGCGCCGTGGAGCCGACCGGGATGGCCGCCGTCCTCGGCGGCGATGAGACCGAGGTGTTGGGTCGCCTCGACGCGCTCGACCTGGTGCCCGCCAACCGCAACGCCGCGGGTCAGATCGTCGCGGCCGGCGCCATCGCCGCGCTGGAGAAGCTGGCCGAGGATCCGCCCGCCAAGGCCAGGGTGCGACTGCTGGCGACCGCGGGCGCGTTCCACACCCACTACATGTCCTCCGCGCTCGACGGCTACGCCGCCGCAGCCGAGCACGTGACGGCCGCCGACCCGGCGGCCACGCTGCTGTCCAACGCGGACGGCCAGCCGGTGACCTCGGCGGCCGACGCCATGACCAAGCTGGTGGCGCAGCTGACCCGGCCGGTGCGCTGGGACCTGTGCACCGAGACCATGCGTGCGCGCGAGGTGCGGGCGATCATCGAGTTCCCGCCCGCGGGCACACTGGTGGGCATCGCCAAACGAGAACTTCGGGGTGTGCCGACGTACGCCGTCAAGACCCCCGCAGACCTGGACGGGCTCGCCGAGCTCTAG
- the aceE gene encoding pyruvate dehydrogenase (acetyl-transferring), homodimeric type: MTTEFARQDLAQNSGTAGEPDRVRVIRDGVASYLPDIDPEETTEWLESFDALLERSGPARARYLMLRLLERSGEQRVAIPALTSTDYVNTIPTELEPWFPGDEDVERRYRAWIRWNAAIMVHRAQRPGVGVGGHISTYASSAALYEVGFNHFFRGKSHPGGGDQVFIQGHASPGIYARAFLEGRLTADKLDGFRQEHSHPGGGIPSYPHPRLMPDFWEFPTVSMGLGPMNAIYQARFNHYLHDRGLKDTSDQHVWAFLGDGETDEPESRGLAHVAALEGLDNLTFVINCNLQRLDGPVRGNGKIIQELESFFRGAGWNVIKVVWGREWDALLHADKDGALVNLMNTTPDGDFQTYKANDGAYVRDHFFGRDPRTKALVEPMTDAEIWNLKRGGHDYRKVYAAYRAAMEHKGQPTVILAHTIKGYTLGKHFEGRNATHQMKKLALQDLKDFRDSQRIPIPDSQLEENPYLPPYYHPGPDAPEIRYLLDRRRTLGGFVPARRNKTKVLPLPSRDVYKSLKKGSGTQAVATTMATVRTFKELLRDKEIGKRLVPIIPDEARTFGMDSWFPNLKIYNRNGQLYTAVDAELMLAYKESEVGQILHEGINEAGSTASFTAVGTSYSTHDEPMIPIYIFYSMFGFQRTGDGLWAAADQMARGFVLGATAGRTTLTGEGLQHADGHSLLLAASNPAVVAYDPAFAYEIAYIVESGLARMYGEDPENVFFYLTIYNEPYVQPPEPKDFDPQGLLKGMYKYRSATEKRTNVAQILTSGVAMPEALRAADLLAADWDVAADVWSVTSWGELNRDGVAVEKELLRHPDRPAGVPYVTSALESTAGPVVAVSDWMRAVSEQIRPWVPNTYVTLGTDGFGFSDTRPAARRYFNTDAESVVVAVLEALARDGEIDPSVAVAAAKEYRIDDVLAAPAQTSDPGAGA, encoded by the coding sequence TTGACCACCGAGTTCGCGCGCCAAGACCTGGCCCAAAACTCTGGCACCGCAGGCGAACCCGATCGGGTGCGAGTCATCCGGGACGGTGTGGCCTCCTATCTGCCAGACATCGATCCCGAGGAGACCACCGAGTGGCTCGAGTCCTTCGACGCCTTGCTCGAACGGTCCGGCCCGGCCCGCGCGCGGTATCTGATGTTGCGCCTACTGGAGCGTTCTGGCGAACAGCGCGTCGCGATTCCGGCACTCACGTCCACCGACTACGTCAACACCATTCCCACCGAACTCGAGCCGTGGTTCCCCGGTGACGAGGACGTCGAACGCCGGTACCGCGCCTGGATCCGATGGAACGCCGCCATCATGGTGCACCGCGCCCAGCGGCCGGGAGTCGGTGTGGGCGGCCACATTTCGACGTATGCGTCGTCGGCCGCACTGTACGAGGTCGGGTTCAACCACTTCTTCCGCGGCAAGTCCCACCCCGGCGGTGGCGATCAGGTCTTCATCCAGGGCCACGCCTCCCCCGGCATCTACGCGCGCGCCTTCCTCGAAGGCCGGCTAACCGCGGACAAGCTCGACGGGTTCCGTCAGGAACACTCCCATCCGGGCGGCGGCATCCCGTCCTACCCGCATCCGCGGTTGATGCCCGACTTCTGGGAGTTCCCGACGGTGTCCATGGGCCTGGGCCCGATGAACGCCATCTATCAGGCGCGGTTCAACCACTACCTGCACGACCGCGGCCTCAAGGACACCTCCGACCAACACGTCTGGGCGTTCCTGGGCGACGGCGAGACCGACGAGCCCGAGAGCCGGGGCCTGGCCCACGTGGCGGCGCTGGAGGGTCTGGACAACCTGACCTTCGTCATCAACTGCAACCTGCAGCGCCTCGACGGACCAGTCCGCGGCAACGGCAAGATCATTCAGGAGCTGGAGTCGTTCTTCCGCGGCGCGGGCTGGAACGTCATCAAGGTGGTGTGGGGCCGCGAGTGGGACGCCCTGCTGCACGCCGACAAGGACGGCGCCCTGGTGAATTTGATGAATACGACACCGGATGGCGATTTCCAGACCTACAAGGCCAACGACGGCGCCTACGTCCGCGACCACTTCTTCGGCCGCGACCCCCGCACCAAGGCACTCGTCGAGCCGATGACCGACGCCGAGATCTGGAACCTCAAGCGCGGCGGTCACGACTACCGCAAGGTGTACGCCGCCTACCGGGCCGCGATGGAGCACAAGGGCCAGCCGACGGTGATCCTGGCGCACACCATCAAGGGCTACACCCTCGGCAAGCACTTCGAGGGCCGCAACGCCACCCACCAGATGAAGAAGCTTGCGCTGCAAGACCTCAAGGACTTCCGCGACTCCCAGCGCATCCCGATCCCGGACTCCCAACTCGAGGAGAACCCGTACCTGCCGCCGTACTACCACCCGGGGCCGGACGCACCGGAGATCCGCTACCTGCTGGACCGGCGCCGCACGCTCGGCGGCTTCGTTCCCGCGCGTCGCAACAAGACCAAGGTGCTGCCCCTGCCCAGCCGCGACGTCTACAAGTCGCTGAAGAAGGGCTCGGGCACCCAGGCCGTCGCCACCACCATGGCGACCGTGAGGACGTTCAAGGAACTGTTGCGGGACAAGGAGATTGGCAAGCGTCTGGTGCCGATCATCCCCGACGAGGCGCGCACGTTCGGCATGGACTCGTGGTTCCCGAACCTCAAGATCTACAACCGCAACGGCCAGCTGTACACCGCCGTCGACGCCGAACTGATGCTCGCCTACAAGGAGAGCGAGGTCGGCCAGATCCTGCACGAGGGCATCAACGAGGCCGGCTCGACGGCGTCGTTCACCGCCGTCGGCACGTCCTACTCCACCCACGACGAGCCGATGATCCCGATCTACATCTTCTATTCGATGTTCGGGTTCCAGCGGACCGGTGACGGACTGTGGGCGGCGGCCGATCAGATGGCCCGCGGCTTCGTGCTCGGCGCCACCGCCGGTCGCACGACGCTGACCGGTGAGGGCCTGCAGCACGCCGACGGGCACTCGCTGCTGCTGGCGGCGTCCAACCCGGCGGTCGTGGCCTACGACCCGGCGTTCGCCTACGAGATCGCCTACATCGTGGAAAGCGGCCTGGCCCGGATGTACGGCGAGGACCCCGAGAACGTCTTCTTCTACCTCACCATCTACAACGAGCCCTACGTGCAGCCGCCGGAGCCGAAGGACTTCGACCCGCAGGGTCTGCTGAAGGGCATGTACAAATATCGCAGCGCAACCGAGAAACGCACGAACGTCGCGCAGATCCTGACCTCGGGCGTGGCCATGCCCGAGGCGTTGCGGGCCGCCGACCTGCTCGCCGCGGACTGGGACGTCGCGGCCGACGTGTGGTCGGTGACCAGCTGGGGCGAGCTCAATCGCGACGGGGTCGCCGTCGAGAAGGAACTGCTCCGCCATCCCGACCGGCCCGCAGGCGTGCCCTACGTGACCTCGGCGCTGGAGTCCACCGCGGGCCCGGTCGTCGCGGTGTCGGACTGGATGCGGGCGGTCTCCGAGCAGATCCGGCCGTGGGTGCCCAACACCTACGTCACGCTCGGCACCGACGGGTTCGGGTTCTCCGACACCCGGCCCGCGGCCCGGCGGTACTTCAACACCGACGCCGAATCGGTCGTAGTCGCCGTGCTCGAAGCGCTCGCCCGCGACGGCGAGATCGACCCGTCGGTCGCGGTCGCCGCCGCCAAGGAGTACCGGATCGACGACGTGCTGGCCGCACCCGCACAGACCTCCGATCCTGGCGCGGGGGCCTAA
- the kasA gene encoding 3-oxoacyl-ACP synthase KasA, with protein sequence MTRPSTANGGFPSVVVTAIEATTSIAPDIESTWKGLLAGESGIRVLDDPFVDKWDLQVKIGGHLKEALDPQMTRLELRRMSYVQRMSKYVGNRLWESAGRPEVDPDRFSVVIGTGLGGGEKIVETYDAMNEGGPRKVSPLAVQMIMPNGAAAVVGLELGARAGVITPVSACSSGSEAIAHAWRQIVMGDADFAVCGGVEGMIEALPIAAFSMMRAMSTRNEDPAGASRPFDKNRDGFVFGEAGAMMIIETEEHAKARGAKPLARLMGAGISSDAFHMVAPAADGLRAGHAMKRAMETAGLSPKDIQHVNAHATSTSIGDTAEANAIRVAGVEHAAVYAPKSALGHSIGAVGALESILTVMSLRDGVIPPTLNYETPDPEIDLDVVAGEPRYGEYQYAINNSFGFGGHNVALAFGRY encoded by the coding sequence GTGACGCGCCCTTCCACGGCTAACGGCGGTTTCCCCAGCGTGGTGGTGACCGCCATCGAGGCGACTACTTCCATCGCGCCGGACATCGAGAGCACGTGGAAGGGTTTGTTGGCCGGCGAAAGCGGCATCCGCGTCCTCGATGACCCGTTCGTCGACAAGTGGGACCTCCAGGTCAAGATCGGCGGCCACCTCAAGGAGGCCCTCGATCCGCAGATGACGCGGCTCGAGTTGCGTCGGATGTCCTACGTCCAGCGGATGTCGAAGTACGTCGGCAACCGCCTGTGGGAATCCGCGGGCAGGCCCGAGGTCGATCCCGACCGATTCTCGGTCGTGATCGGCACCGGGCTGGGTGGCGGCGAGAAGATCGTCGAGACCTATGACGCGATGAACGAGGGCGGCCCCCGCAAGGTGTCACCGCTCGCCGTTCAGATGATCATGCCGAATGGTGCGGCTGCGGTCGTCGGGCTCGAGCTCGGCGCCCGCGCCGGCGTCATCACCCCGGTGTCGGCCTGTTCGTCGGGCTCGGAGGCCATCGCGCACGCGTGGCGTCAGATCGTCATGGGCGACGCGGACTTCGCGGTCTGCGGTGGCGTCGAAGGGATGATCGAGGCGCTGCCCATCGCGGCGTTCTCGATGATGCGGGCGATGTCGACGCGCAACGAGGACCCCGCCGGTGCGTCGCGGCCGTTCGACAAGAACCGCGACGGCTTCGTCTTCGGCGAGGCCGGAGCGATGATGATCATCGAAACCGAGGAGCACGCCAAGGCCCGTGGCGCCAAGCCGCTGGCCCGGCTGATGGGTGCGGGCATCTCGTCGGACGCCTTCCACATGGTGGCTCCGGCCGCGGACGGCCTCCGGGCCGGCCACGCGATGAAGCGGGCGATGGAGACGGCTGGCTTGTCCCCCAAGGACATTCAGCACGTCAACGCGCACGCGACGTCGACGTCCATCGGCGACACCGCCGAGGCGAACGCCATCCGGGTCGCCGGGGTGGAGCACGCCGCGGTCTATGCGCCGAAGTCGGCGCTGGGTCACTCGATCGGCGCCGTCGGTGCCCTGGAGTCGATCCTCACGGTGATGTCGTTGCGCGACGGCGTCATCCCGCCGACGCTCAACTACGAGACGCCCGACCCCGAGATCGATCTCGATGTCGTTGCGGGTGAGCCTCGATACGGCGAGTACCAGTACGCCATCAACAACTCGTTCGGGTTTGGTGGACACAATGTCGCCCTGGCCTTCGGCCGCTACTGA
- the kasB gene encoding 3-oxoacyl-ACP synthase KasB, with protein sequence MAALTGSSRPSTGDGLPNVVVTGYAMTTALATDANGTWKRLLDGESGIRTLDDYFVEQYDLPVRIGGHLLEDFDSELTPEELARWSYLQKMAIVVGRRAWEHAGSPEVDGRRLMVSIGTGMGSSEELLYAYDGMREKGAAAVSPLAVQTYMPNSPAAAVGLERGAKAGVVTPVSACASGSEAIANAWRNIVLGEADVAICGGVETRIEAVPIAGFAQMRIVLSTTNDDPAGACRPFDKDRNGFVFGEGAGLMVLETEEHAKARGANILARLMGAGVTSDGYHIVAPDPTGDQAGHAITRAVQLAGLQPSDIDHVNAHATGTSVGDVAEGKAINNALGSTRPAVYAPKSALGHSVGAVGAVEAILTVMALREGVVPPTLNLRNLDPEIDLDVVAGEPRHGNYQYAINNSFGFGGHNVAIAFGKY encoded by the coding sequence ATGGCAGCGTTGACCGGTTCTTCTCGGCCCTCGACGGGCGACGGTCTCCCCAACGTGGTCGTCACTGGCTATGCCATGACGACCGCGTTGGCGACCGACGCCAACGGCACCTGGAAGCGTCTGCTCGACGGCGAGAGCGGCATCCGCACGCTGGACGACTACTTCGTCGAGCAGTACGACCTGCCCGTGCGTATCGGCGGACACCTCCTCGAGGACTTCGACAGCGAGCTGACGCCCGAGGAACTCGCCCGGTGGTCCTACCTGCAGAAGATGGCGATCGTCGTCGGGCGGCGGGCCTGGGAGCACGCCGGCTCGCCGGAGGTGGACGGCCGACGCCTGATGGTGTCGATCGGCACCGGCATGGGCAGCAGCGAAGAACTGCTCTACGCCTACGACGGGATGCGGGAGAAGGGCGCGGCGGCCGTGTCGCCGCTGGCGGTCCAGACGTACATGCCCAACTCCCCTGCCGCGGCGGTCGGTCTGGAGCGCGGCGCCAAGGCGGGGGTCGTGACGCCCGTGTCGGCGTGCGCGTCCGGCAGCGAGGCCATCGCGAACGCGTGGCGCAACATCGTCCTCGGCGAGGCCGACGTCGCCATCTGCGGTGGCGTCGAGACCAGGATCGAGGCGGTGCCGATCGCGGGCTTCGCGCAGATGCGCATCGTGCTGTCCACCACCAACGACGACCCGGCCGGTGCGTGCCGGCCGTTCGACAAGGACCGCAACGGGTTCGTCTTCGGTGAGGGCGCGGGGCTCATGGTCCTCGAGACCGAGGAGCACGCCAAGGCCCGCGGGGCGAACATCCTCGCCAGGCTGATGGGCGCCGGCGTGACGTCGGACGGCTACCACATCGTGGCGCCCGACCCGACCGGCGATCAGGCGGGCCACGCGATCACGCGGGCGGTCCAGCTGGCCGGTCTGCAGCCCAGCGACATCGACCACGTGAACGCTCACGCGACCGGCACCTCGGTCGGCGACGTGGCCGAGGGCAAGGCCATCAACAACGCGCTCGGCAGCACCCGGCCCGCGGTCTACGCCCCCAAGTCGGCCCTCGGTCACTCCGTCGGCGCCGTCGGCGCGGTGGAGGCCATCCTCACGGTGATGGCGCTGCGCGAGGGCGTCGTGCCGCCGACGCTCAACCTGCGCAACCTGGATCCGGAGATCGATCTGGACGTGGTGGCGGGCGAGCCGCGGCACGGCAACTACCAGTACGCAATCAACAATTCGTTCGGCTTCGGCGGGCACAACGTCGCGATCGCCTTCGGGAAATACTGA
- the acpM gene encoding meromycolate extension acyl carrier protein AcpM, which yields MAATQEEIIAGLAEIIEEVTGIEPSEVTPEKSFVDDLDIDSLSMVEIAVQTEDKYGVKIPDEDLAGLRTVGDVVAYIQKLEEENPEAAAALRDKFTS from the coding sequence GTGGCTGCCACGCAGGAAGAAATCATCGCCGGCCTCGCCGAGATCATCGAAGAGGTCACCGGCATCGAGCCGTCCGAGGTCACCCCCGAGAAGTCCTTCGTCGACGATCTGGACATCGACTCCCTGTCGATGGTGGAGATCGCGGTGCAGACCGAGGACAAGTACGGCGTGAAGATCCCCGACGAGGACCTCGCGGGCCTGCGCACCGTCGGTGACGTCGTCGCCTACATCCAGAAGCTGGAAGAAGAGAACCCCGAGGCCGCCGCCGCACTCCGCGACAAGTTCACCTCGTGA